Sequence from the Mastomys coucha isolate ucsf_1 unplaced genomic scaffold, UCSF_Mcou_1 pScaffold13, whole genome shotgun sequence genome:
GTAACACTGAAGCCTGGGGGGGCTACAGCACTTGTCTGAGGTTACCCCACTAGTTAGTAGAGGTTAGTAACAAAACCCAGGGCTTCCGAGTCACACGCAGGTCTGAATTTGATTCAGCTTGCTACACCTTTTGAACAAAATAGTAAAGTCTGTGTGTTGGGTACAGACCAACgcttaataagtaaaataacgcTGCTTGCTCTGCATTTACTGGGAAGCCGGGCCCACTGCACAGGTCTCCCTTTCAGTTGCTCCTTCTTCCATTCCCCTCCGTTGGATTTGTTAGCATCCTGGTTTTGTTCTGTGTTCACAGGACACTTAATGGGGAAAAAGAGCACAGATGACTCCCAGTCCCTGCATGCGGCTGACAGAGATGGCCCGAAGGAGCAGTTGAGGGGGTACATCCACTGGGAAGAAGCTGTGAGGAATTTGCTGGGCCTCCTAGAAGCCACCGGGAACAGAAGCCACCAGCCACCTCAGCATCAGCCGCTGGACAGTCTCCAGCCTGCCTGGGATCCCAAGGATGGCAGCTACTTTAACGATGTTCAAAATGCTAAGGTGAAACAAACGCACTTCAGATGAGGGGTCGGAGGCATTTAGAGAGAGTTCAGGGGGCAGGGGTCTTGGTCAGGGGGATGTAAAGTGCTTATCACGTATATTGGTTACCTTTCCCATCGCTGTACAAAATACCTGACCAGAAGCCATTGAAGAAAAGGTGGGTTTATCGTGGCTCATTGCCTGACGACACAGTCCATCTGAGGAAGGTGAGGCGGCGCCCAGGTGTCACAGAGAGAGAACTGTTGGTGCTCTGCTCAATGTCTCTTCCCTTTTCAGTCCATCCAGGGTCCCAGCTCATGaggtggtgccacccacattgaGGGGTGGgtcatccccacccccagaggaGTGTTCCCTAAGTGCTTCCAgttccagtcaagttgacaatgtgGATTAACCATGGCATGAAGACATTCAGTTGTTACACTAGGCCAACAACACCCACATATGCTAAGCAGACTATTATTCCAGGCTATCTTTCCTTTTGATATAATAGTTTTTCTCTCAGTATTAAAACCTAAGTTCCGAAGTCCAGTTTAGGAATTTTATTAGTAATCGTGCTCATTTGAAGCAACGATTATGCTCTTCAAGAGAATTTTCGGTAGCTCCTGCTGGCCTCTAACTGGAGGTTGTCCTGCCTAAGCCTCT
This genomic interval carries:
- the Grp gene encoding gastrin-releasing peptide isoform X1; this encodes MRGAEISLLLLALVLCQAPRGPAAPVSTGAGGGTVLAKMYPRGSHWAVGHLMGKKSTDDSQSLHAADRDGPKEQLRGYIHWEEAVRNLLGLLEATGNRSHQPPQHQPLDSLQPAWDPKDGSYFNDVQNAKLVDSLLQVLKEKEGTAS
- the Grp gene encoding gastrin-releasing peptide isoform X2, with translation MRGAEISLLLLALVLCQAPRGPAAPVSTGAGGGTVLAKMYPRGSHWAVGHLMGKKSTDDSQSLHAADRDGPKEQLRGYIHWEEAVRNLLGLLEATGNRSHQPPQHQPLDSLQPAWDPKDGSYFNDVQNAKGSVGRLSAPGSQREGRNCQLKGQ